One segment of Rissa tridactyla isolate bRisTri1 chromosome 17, bRisTri1.patW.cur.20221130, whole genome shotgun sequence DNA contains the following:
- the LOC128918651 gene encoding LOW QUALITY PROTEIN: olfactory receptor 1013-like (The sequence of the model RefSeq protein was modified relative to this genomic sequence to represent the inferred CDS: inserted 1 base in 1 codon) gives MFSRVSRKVLGEPYITWRIQKQEYTSGHKEAIHPDQEMGVRDFKGIPLPGSAEQKDVSQVWTSPGCTLRHRVHRVNVKRFLKKNLFKSKDRNTHSFLVLLFLGTAEIKEKHHSMDGGQWVNGTPPVEFLQLGMSNDPSLQTLIFILSLVIYTATVFGNILIVVLVMADQHQRTPVYFFLGNLSSLETCYSSTILPCLLASFLTGDKTISAHGCMAQFYFFXSSAGTECYLLAAMSRDRYLAICQPLLYASHMTWKVSLQLSAASWLGGLLLFAVLTFLLSQLKFCSPKAIDHFCDFTPLMELSCSDTNVLTRVALIFVFLDAVFPFLFTLASYVFIIAAIPRIPSHQGRQQAFSTCSSHLTVITLFYDTLIIVYMLPRTTPLRQLNKVFSFFYTVLTHLINPLIYSLRNREVREALWKVLRKAKACTQSSWCEGDSRNKPLTILSQGQVLNPGCTSRSVCHCAYLKLAQG, from the exons ATGTTTTCAAGAGTTTCCAGAAAAGTCTTGGGAGAGCCTTATATTACCTGGAGAATACAGAAGCAAGAGTACACCTCTGGCCATAAAG AAGCAATTCATCCAGACCAGGAGATGGGTGTGAGAGATTTCAAGGGAATCCCTCTTCCAGGGAGTGCTGAGCAGAAGGATGTTTCTCAGGTGTGGACTTCCCCTGGCTGCACTCTCAG GCACAGAGTCCACAGAGTCAATGTGAagagatttcttaaaaaaaatctttttaaaagtaaagacagaaatACGCATTCCTTCTTGGTGCTCCTCTTCTTgggaactgcagaaataaaagagaaacaccacAGCATGGATGGCGGGCAATGGGTCAATGGGACACCACCAGTggagttcctgcagctgggaatGAGCAATGATCCCTCTCTCCAGACACTGATCTTCATCCTTTCACTTGTCATCTACACTGCGACTGTCTTTGGGAACATCCTCATCGTTGTGCTGGTGATGGCAGATCAGCATCAGCGCACCCCCGTGTACTTCTTCCTGGGCAATCTGTCCTCCTTGGAGACCTGCTACAGCTCCACCATCTTGCCCTGTCTGCTGGCCAGCTTCCTGACTGGGGACAAGACCATCTCTGCTCATGGCTGTATGGCTCAGTTCtactttt ccagttctgctggTACTGAGTGTTACCTGCTGGCAGCCATGTCCCGTGATCGGTACTTGGCCATCTGCCAGCCCTTACTCTATGCAAGCCACATGACCTGGAAGGTGAGTCTCCAGTTGTCAGCTGCGTCTTGGCTGGGGGGATTGCTGCTATTTGCAGTACTCACCTTCCTCTTATCTCAATTGAAGTTCTGCAGCCCCAAGGCAATTGACCACTTCTGTGATTTTACTCCATtgatggagctctcctgcagtgacaccAACGTGCTTACAAGGGTTGCTTTAATCTTTGTCTTCTTGGATGCAgtattcccttttctgttcacactggCCTCCTATGTGTTTATCATAGCTGCCATTCCGAGGATCCCGTCCCATCAGGGCAGGCAACAAGCCTTCTCCACCTGTTCCTCTCACCTTACTGTCATCACTCTCTTCTATGACACTCTCATCATTGTCTACATGCTGCCCAGGACAACTCCACTGAGGCAGCTCAACAAAGTGTTCTCCTTTTTCTACACTGTCCTCACACACCTGAttaaccccctcatctacagttTGAGGAACAGGGAGGTCAGGGAGGCCCTCTGGAAGGTGctcaggaaagccaaggcctgCACCCAGAGCTCCTGGTGTGAGGGTGACAGTAGGAACAAACCACTTACAATTCTTTCACAAGGGCAAGTGCTGAATCCTGGGTGCACCTCCAGAAGTGTGTGCCACTGCGCCTACTTGAAACTAGCACAGGGATGA